From Pseudomonas asiatica, the proteins below share one genomic window:
- a CDS encoding LysR family transcriptional regulator → MSRRPDPLAQVSDFDIRLLKIYRSVVECGGFSAAENVLGIGRSAISQQMNDLEQRLGLRLCQRGRAGFSLTEEGREVYHSALQLLSALESFRTEVNGLHQHLRGELNIGLTDNLVTLPHMRITHALAELKDRGPDVRIQIRMIAPSQVEHGVLDGSLHVGVVPQTSPLSGLEYQPLYSERSLLYCAVGHPLFYADDQQIDDDRLNSQEAITPTFRLPAEIQAHYQALNCTASASDREGMAFLILTGRYIGYLPDHYATFWVQQGRLRALKPRERFYDLSLSWVTRKGRRPNLVLESFLESLAATR, encoded by the coding sequence ATGAGCCGACGCCCCGATCCACTCGCCCAAGTCAGCGATTTTGACATCCGCCTGCTGAAGATCTACCGCAGTGTCGTAGAGTGCGGCGGTTTCTCGGCCGCCGAAAACGTGCTGGGCATTGGCCGTTCGGCCATCAGCCAGCAGATGAACGACCTCGAGCAACGCCTCGGCCTGCGCCTGTGCCAGCGCGGCCGCGCCGGGTTCTCACTGACCGAGGAAGGCCGCGAGGTCTACCACTCGGCGCTGCAACTGCTCAGCGCCCTGGAAAGCTTCCGCACCGAGGTCAACGGCCTGCACCAGCATTTGCGTGGAGAGCTGAACATTGGCCTGACCGACAACCTTGTGACGCTGCCGCACATGCGCATTACCCATGCCCTGGCCGAGCTCAAGGACCGCGGCCCCGATGTGCGCATCCAGATCCGCATGATCGCACCCAGCCAGGTCGAGCACGGTGTGCTCGATGGCAGCCTGCATGTCGGCGTGGTGCCGCAGACCAGCCCGCTGTCGGGCCTCGAGTACCAGCCGCTGTACAGTGAGCGCTCACTGCTGTACTGCGCAGTCGGCCACCCGCTGTTCTATGCCGATGACCAGCAGATCGACGACGACCGCCTCAACAGCCAGGAAGCCATCACCCCCACCTTCCGCCTGCCGGCCGAAATCCAGGCGCATTACCAGGCACTGAATTGCACGGCCAGTGCTTCGGACCGCGAAGGCATGGCGTTTCTCATCCTTACCGGGCGCTACATCGGCTACCTGCCAGACCACTACGCCACGTTCTGGGTGCAGCAAGGCCGCTTGCGTGCCCTCAAGCCCCGGGAACGCTTCTATGACCTGAGTCTCAGCTGGGTAACGCGCAAGGGCCGGCGGCCGAACCTGGTACTGGAAAGCTTCCTCGAAAGCCTGGCTGCGACACGCTGA
- a CDS encoding TetR/AcrR family transcriptional regulator — MTLEVPAHRLSASGKPAGRIRQKNEQAIIQAAEDEFARHGFKGTSMNTIALKAGLPKANLHYYFTNKLGLYIAVLSNIIELWDSTFNALSVDDDPGEALSQYIRTKMEFSRRNPQASRIFAMEVISGGTCLSEYFSADYREWFRGRAAVFQAWIEAGKMDPVDPVHLIFLLWGSTQHYADFATQICQVTGRSRLTKQDMEDASNNLIHIILKGCGIKPAA; from the coding sequence ATGACCCTAGAAGTCCCTGCGCATCGCCTCTCCGCCTCGGGCAAGCCCGCGGGCCGCATCCGCCAGAAGAACGAACAGGCCATTATCCAGGCCGCCGAAGACGAGTTTGCCCGCCATGGTTTCAAGGGCACCAGCATGAACACCATCGCCCTCAAGGCGGGGTTGCCCAAGGCCAATCTGCATTACTACTTCACCAACAAGCTGGGCCTGTACATTGCCGTACTCAGCAACATCATCGAGTTGTGGGACAGCACCTTCAACGCCTTGAGCGTCGACGACGATCCGGGCGAAGCCCTGAGCCAGTACATCCGCACCAAGATGGAGTTCTCCCGGCGCAACCCGCAAGCCTCGCGGATTTTCGCCATGGAAGTGATCAGCGGCGGCACCTGCCTGAGCGAATACTTCAGTGCCGACTACCGCGAATGGTTCCGCGGCCGGGCCGCGGTGTTCCAGGCCTGGATCGAAGCCGGAAAGATGGACCCGGTCGACCCGGTGCACCTGATCTTCCTGCTGTGGGGCAGCACCCAGCACTACGCCGACTTCGCCACCCAGATCTGCCAGGTGACCGGCCGCAGCCGCCTGACCAAGCAGGACATGGAAGACGCGAGCAACAATCTTATCCACATCATTTTGAAGGGCTGCGGCATCAAGCCGGCTGCCTGA
- a CDS encoding IMPACT family protein, whose translation MPSTLLDLCEYREEIRKSRFITLAGPISSAADAMSFIERHSDLAATHNCWAWKLGAQYRSSDDGEPGGTAGRPILAAIEAQDCDQVVVLVIRWYGGIQLGTGGLARAYGGGANKCLQQAPKRLLVQRSEFTCSCSFSELALVKLRLAEVDGLVLDEQFTANGVDLLIALGDTHLAQIQQQLADLSRGRILLEAR comes from the coding sequence ATGCCTTCTACCCTGCTCGACCTCTGCGAGTACCGCGAGGAAATCCGCAAAAGCCGCTTCATCACCCTGGCCGGGCCGATCAGCAGTGCCGCCGACGCGATGAGTTTCATCGAACGCCACAGCGACCTGGCCGCCACCCACAACTGCTGGGCCTGGAAGCTTGGCGCCCAGTACCGCAGCAGCGATGACGGCGAACCTGGCGGTACCGCGGGGCGGCCAATCCTCGCGGCCATCGAGGCGCAGGACTGCGACCAGGTGGTGGTGCTGGTAATCCGCTGGTACGGCGGCATTCAGCTGGGAACTGGCGGCTTGGCCAGGGCCTACGGCGGCGGCGCAAACAAATGCCTGCAACAGGCACCCAAGCGGCTTCTGGTGCAGCGCAGCGAATTCACCTGCAGTTGCAGTTTCAGCGAACTGGCACTGGTGAAGCTGCGCCTGGCAGAGGTTGACGGCCTGGTTCTGGACGAACAATTCACCGCCAATGGCGTGGACCTGCTGATTGCACTCGGCGACACCCATCTGGCGCAAATTCAGCAGCAGTTGGCCGACTTGAGCCGCGGGCGCATTCTGCTCGAAGCACGTTGA
- a CDS encoding omega-aminotransferase AptA, producing MNMPETAPAGIASQLKLDAHWMPYTANRNFQRDPRLIVAAEGSYLFDDQGRKIFDALSGLWTCGAGHTRKEITEAVARQIGTLDYSPAFQFGHPLSFQLAEKITELTPGDLNHVFYTNSGSECADTALKMVRAYWRLKGQATKTKIIGRARGYHGVNIAGTSLGGVNGNRKLFGQLLDVDHLPHTVLPVNAFSKGMPEEGGIALADEMLKLIELHDASNIAAVIVEPLAGSAGVLPPPKGYLKRLREICTQHNILLIFDEVITGFGRMGAMTGSEAFGVTPDLMCIAKQVTNGAIPMGAVIASSEIYQTFMNQPTPEYAVEFPHGYTYSAHPVACAAGIAALDLLQKENLVQAAAELAPHFEKLLHGVKGTKNIVDIRNYGLAGAIQIAARDGDAIVRPYEAAMKLWKAGFYVRFGGDTLQFGPTFNTAPQELDRLFDAVGETLNLID from the coding sequence ATGAACATGCCCGAAACCGCCCCCGCCGGTATCGCCAGCCAGCTCAAGCTGGATGCGCACTGGATGCCCTACACCGCCAACCGCAACTTCCAGCGCGACCCACGCCTGATCGTGGCGGCGGAAGGCAGCTACCTGTTCGACGACCAGGGGCGCAAGATCTTCGATGCCCTGTCCGGTTTGTGGACCTGCGGCGCCGGGCACACCCGCAAGGAAATCACCGAAGCGGTGGCTCGCCAGATCGGCACACTGGACTACTCCCCGGCCTTCCAGTTCGGCCACCCGCTGTCGTTCCAGCTGGCCGAGAAGATCACCGAACTTACCCCGGGCGACCTGAACCATGTGTTCTATACCAACTCCGGTTCCGAGTGTGCCGACACCGCGCTGAAGATGGTGCGTGCCTACTGGCGCCTGAAAGGCCAGGCGACCAAGACCAAGATCATCGGCCGTGCTCGCGGCTACCACGGCGTGAACATCGCCGGCACCAGCCTCGGTGGCGTCAACGGTAACCGCAAGCTGTTCGGTCAGCTGCTGGATGTCGACCATCTGCCTCACACCGTGCTGCCGGTCAACGCCTTCTCCAAAGGCATGCCCGAGGAGGGTGGTATCGCCCTCGCTGACGAGATGCTCAAGCTGATCGAGCTGCACGACGCCTCCAACATCGCTGCCGTGATCGTCGAGCCGCTGGCAGGTTCGGCTGGTGTTCTGCCGCCGCCGAAGGGTTACCTGAAGCGCCTGCGTGAAATCTGCACCCAGCACAACATCTTGCTGATCTTCGACGAAGTGATTACCGGCTTCGGTCGCATGGGCGCGATGACTGGCTCCGAAGCCTTCGGCGTGACCCCGGACCTTATGTGCATCGCCAAGCAGGTGACCAACGGCGCTATCCCGATGGGCGCGGTTATCGCCAGCAGCGAGATCTACCAGACCTTCATGAACCAGCCGACCCCGGAGTACGCCGTGGAATTCCCGCACGGCTACACCTACTCGGCCCACCCGGTAGCCTGCGCCGCCGGTATCGCCGCGCTGGACCTGCTGCAGAAGGAAAACCTGGTGCAGGCCGCCGCCGAGCTAGCGCCGCACTTCGAGAAGCTGCTGCATGGCGTGAAGGGCACCAAGAACATCGTCGATATCCGCAACTACGGCCTGGCCGGCGCGATCCAGATCGCTGCCCGCGACGGTGATGCCATCGTGCGTCCGTACGAGGCAGCGATGAAACTGTGGAAGGCAGGCTTCTATGTACGCTTCGGTGGCGACACCCTGCAGTTCGGCCCAACCTTCAACACCGCGCCGCAGGAACTGGATCGCCTGTTCGACGCAGTAGGCGAAACCCTGAACCTGATCGACTGA
- a CDS encoding SDR family oxidoreductase, translating to MANAKTALIIGASRGLGLGLVQRLQEDGWNITATVRNPQQPGALADVPGVRIEQLEMNDTAQLDGLKQRLQDQVFDLVFINAGVMGPLPQDLETVQNKDIGDLFMTNAVAPIRVARRLVGQVRESSGVLAFMSSILGSVTIPDGGEICLYKASKAALNSMINSFVVEQQRPDLCVLAMHPGWVKTDMGGENAEIDVLTSTRGMLEQIKAQSGNGGLRFINYKGEPLVW from the coding sequence ATGGCTAACGCAAAAACCGCACTCATCATCGGCGCCTCGCGCGGGCTAGGCCTGGGCCTGGTGCAACGCCTCCAGGAAGACGGCTGGAACATCACCGCCACCGTGCGCAACCCGCAGCAGCCCGGCGCCCTGGCGGACGTGCCCGGCGTGCGCATCGAACAGCTGGAAATGAACGACACGGCCCAGCTCGATGGCCTCAAGCAACGCCTGCAAGACCAAGTCTTCGACCTGGTGTTCATCAACGCCGGGGTCATGGGGCCTCTGCCGCAAGACCTGGAGACAGTGCAGAACAAGGACATCGGCGACCTTTTCATGACCAACGCCGTGGCGCCAATCCGCGTGGCCCGCCGCCTGGTCGGTCAGGTACGCGAAAGCAGCGGCGTGCTGGCCTTCATGAGCTCGATCCTCGGCAGCGTGACCATCCCCGATGGCGGCGAAATCTGCCTGTACAAGGCCAGCAAAGCGGCCCTGAACTCGATGATCAACAGCTTCGTCGTCGAGCAACAACGCCCCGACCTGTGCGTGCTGGCCATGCACCCGGGCTGGGTGAAAACCGACATGGGCGGTGAAAACGCCGAGATCGACGTGCTGACCAGCACCCGCGGCATGCTTGAACAGATCAAGGCGCAAAGCGGCAACGGCGGCCTGCGCTTCATCAACTACAAGGGCGAACCCTTGGTCTGGTGA
- a CDS encoding adenosine deaminase, translating to MYDWLNALPKAELHLHLEGSLEPELLFALAERNKIALPWADVETLRGAYAFNNLQEFLDLYYQGADVLRTEQDFYDLTWAYLQRCKAQNVIHTEPFFDPQTHTDRGIPFEVVLNGINQALKDGREQLGISSGLILSFLRHLSEDEAQKTLDQALPFRDAFIAVGLDSSEMGHPPSKFQRVFDRARSEGLVAVAHAGEEGPPEYIWEALDLLKVKRIDHGVRAIEDERLMQRIIDEQIPLTVCPLSNTKLCVFDHMSQHNILEMLERGVKVTVNSDDPAYFGGYVTENFHALYTHLGMTEDQARRLAQNSLDARLA from the coding sequence ATGTATGACTGGTTGAACGCCCTGCCCAAGGCCGAACTGCACCTGCACCTGGAAGGCTCGCTGGAGCCCGAGCTGCTGTTCGCCCTGGCCGAGCGCAACAAGATCGCCCTGCCCTGGGCCGATGTGGAGACCTTGCGCGGTGCCTATGCCTTCAACAACCTGCAGGAGTTCCTCGACCTGTATTACCAAGGCGCCGACGTGCTGCGCACCGAGCAGGACTTCTACGACCTGACCTGGGCCTACCTGCAACGCTGCAAGGCGCAGAACGTGATCCACACCGAACCGTTCTTCGACCCACAGACCCACACCGACCGCGGCATCCCCTTCGAGGTGGTGCTCAACGGCATCAACCAGGCGTTGAAGGACGGTCGCGAGCAACTGGGCATCAGCAGTGGCCTGATCCTCAGCTTCCTGCGCCACCTCAGCGAAGATGAAGCACAGAAAACCCTCGACCAGGCCCTGCCATTCCGCGATGCGTTCATCGCCGTTGGCCTGGACAGCTCGGAAATGGGGCACCCACCGAGCAAGTTCCAGCGAGTGTTCGACCGCGCCCGCAGCGAAGGCCTGGTCGCCGTTGCCCATGCCGGCGAGGAAGGCCCGCCCGAGTACATCTGGGAAGCCCTGGACCTGCTGAAGGTCAAGCGTATCGACCACGGTGTGCGCGCCATCGAGGACGAGCGCCTGATGCAGCGCATCATCGACGAGCAGATCCCGCTCACGGTGTGCCCGCTGTCGAACACCAAGCTGTGCGTGTTCGACCACATGAGCCAACACAACATCCTCGAGATGCTCGAGCGCGGCGTGAAGGTCACGGTCAACTCTGACGACCCGGCCTACTTCGGCGGCTATGTCACCGAAAACTTCCACGCCCTGTACACCCATTTGGGCATGACCGAAGACCAGGCCCGTCGACTGGCCCAGAACAGCCTGGATGCCCGGCTGGCCTGA
- a CDS encoding ArsR/SmtB family transcription factor, which produces MNAASSISQIASLMADPKRSAMLWALIDGTPRLANELAVMTGLTSSSACAHLSLLSSAGLLRHEARGRKRYFRLATPQVGAAVEALASVQLESARGERAKAPVSPLPMSIRRARRCGDHLGGELAGELYHRLVVAGWLEGSGRQLMVSEEGRTQLALVGVYIDALAPHQQRGCVICRCTEWNDQGPHLGGVLGQALFRLFLQSGWMREAEDSRALHISALGIQQINRIARVPTLQVG; this is translated from the coding sequence ATGAACGCAGCCAGCAGTATCAGCCAGATTGCCAGCCTGATGGCCGACCCCAAGCGCAGTGCCATGTTGTGGGCATTGATCGATGGTACGCCGCGGCTGGCCAACGAGCTCGCGGTAATGACAGGCCTGACCTCGTCATCGGCCTGCGCTCATCTTTCGTTGTTGTCGTCGGCCGGTTTGCTCCGGCACGAAGCGCGGGGGCGCAAGCGCTACTTCCGGCTGGCCACCCCGCAAGTCGGGGCAGCGGTGGAGGCCCTGGCCAGTGTCCAGTTGGAGAGTGCCAGGGGGGAGCGGGCCAAGGCACCGGTATCACCGCTGCCCATGTCGATACGCAGGGCGCGTCGCTGTGGCGATCACCTGGGTGGGGAACTGGCCGGTGAGCTGTATCACCGTCTGGTGGTGGCCGGCTGGCTGGAGGGTAGTGGTCGGCAGTTGATGGTAAGCGAAGAGGGGCGGACGCAGCTGGCTTTGGTCGGGGTCTACATCGATGCCTTGGCGCCGCACCAGCAACGTGGCTGCGTGATCTGCCGCTGCACCGAGTGGAACGACCAGGGGCCGCACCTGGGCGGCGTGCTGGGGCAGGCCTTGTTCCGGCTGTTCCTGCAATCTGGCTGGATGCGCGAGGCCGAGGACTCGCGGGCATTGCATATTTCTGCGTTGGGTATCCAGCAGATCAATCGCATTGCCCGCGTGCCGACGTTGCAGGTAGGTTGA
- a CDS encoding heavy-metal-associated domain-containing protein codes for MQVFNVQGMTCGHCVKAVTRAVQEQDAAAKVEVDLAARQVRVQSELAQEQILTAIRDEGYQADVA; via the coding sequence ATGCAAGTGTTCAATGTACAAGGCATGACCTGTGGCCATTGCGTGAAAGCCGTGACCCGGGCGGTGCAGGAACAGGATGCCGCGGCCAAGGTGGAGGTCGATCTGGCGGCCAGGCAGGTACGGGTGCAGAGCGAGTTGGCTCAGGAGCAGATCCTCACGGCCATTCGCGATGAGGGTTATCAGGCCGACGTAGCCTGA
- a CDS encoding multidrug effflux MFS transporter has translation MNLRMVLILGALSAFGPLAIDFYLPAFPAMAQAFATDEKHVQATLAAYFLGLSIGQLAYGPVADRFGRRKPLMFGVTLFTLASLACAYAPNLDTLVLARFVQALGGCAGMVLSRAIVSDKCDPVASAKGFSQLMLVMGLAPILAPMLGGVLVNVAGWQSIFLALSLFSAGCLLAVSLGLPESLPEHIPRQPLSGAMRQYLRLFADRVFVGHALTGGIAIAGMFAYIAGSPFVFIKLYGVPAEHYGWLFGTNAAGFILVAQVNARLLAKRGPAFLLARAVWLYLAAGLVLLAVAAMRPTQLWPLLVPLFVCISSLGCIIPNASACAMSGQGARAGSASALMGCLQFSVAAGAAALVGLLHDGSAVPMALVISLCGALVVSVALLTRRLPAKAPA, from the coding sequence ATGAACCTGCGAATGGTGCTCATCCTGGGCGCACTCAGTGCGTTCGGGCCCTTGGCGATCGACTTCTACCTGCCTGCTTTCCCGGCCATGGCGCAGGCGTTCGCCACCGATGAAAAACACGTCCAGGCCACTTTGGCCGCCTACTTCCTTGGCCTGTCCATCGGGCAACTGGCCTACGGGCCGGTGGCTGACCGCTTTGGCCGACGCAAGCCGCTGATGTTCGGGGTGACCCTGTTCACCCTGGCGTCACTGGCCTGTGCCTATGCCCCCAACCTCGATACCCTGGTGCTGGCGCGGTTTGTCCAGGCGTTGGGCGGTTGCGCCGGGATGGTGCTTTCGCGGGCCATCGTCAGTGACAAGTGCGACCCGGTGGCCTCGGCCAAAGGGTTCTCGCAGCTGATGCTAGTCATGGGCCTGGCGCCAATCCTGGCACCGATGCTGGGCGGGGTGCTGGTGAACGTGGCCGGCTGGCAATCGATCTTCCTCGCCCTGAGCCTGTTCAGTGCCGGCTGCCTGCTGGCGGTCAGCCTGGGCCTGCCGGAAAGCCTGCCCGAGCACATACCGCGGCAACCGCTGTCTGGCGCCATGCGCCAATACTTGCGTCTGTTCGCTGACCGGGTGTTCGTCGGCCATGCCCTGACCGGTGGTATCGCCATCGCCGGCATGTTTGCCTACATCGCCGGTTCACCTTTCGTGTTCATCAAGCTCTACGGCGTGCCGGCCGAGCATTACGGCTGGTTGTTCGGCACCAATGCCGCCGGCTTCATCCTGGTGGCGCAGGTGAATGCACGCTTGCTGGCCAAGCGCGGGCCGGCGTTTCTGTTGGCGCGTGCGGTGTGGCTGTACCTGGCTGCGGGCTTGGTGTTGCTGGCCGTGGCGGCAATGCGGCCAACACAGCTGTGGCCACTGCTGGTACCGCTGTTCGTCTGCATCTCCAGCCTTGGCTGCATCATCCCCAACGCCTCTGCCTGTGCCATGAGCGGGCAGGGGGCGCGGGCCGGCAGTGCCTCGGCGCTGATGGGCTGCCTGCAGTTCAGCGTTGCCGCCGGCGCAGCAGCGCTGGTCGGGCTGCTGCATGATGGCAGTGCGGTACCGATGGCGCTGGTGATCAGCCTGTGCGGGGCGCTGGTGGTCAGTGTCGCGCTGCTGACCCGACGCTTGCCGGCCAAGGCTCCCGCATAA
- a CDS encoding heavy metal translocating P-type ATPase, giving the protein MPASTTYDLPISGMTCASCAGRVERALRKVTGTEQVSVNLATEQARVQAPANSLPALVEAIREAGYGVPTRTVELQIGGMTCASCVGRVERALGKLPGVERVSVNLASERAHLEVLAALDDNLLIDAVQKAGYSASLPQTAKDDQHAAQHRLRNERLAVGAALLLALPLVVPMVVQPFGVHWMLPAWVQFLLATPVQFILGARFYVAAWKAVRAGTGNMDLLVALGTSAGYGLSLYQWAQAPAGMAPHLYFEASAVVIALVLLGKYLESRAKRQTASAIRALEALRPERAVRLVDGQEEDVAIAQLRLGDLVLVKPGERFPVDGVVEDGSSHADEALISGESLPMPKQPGDRVTGGAINGEGRLLVRTQALGTETVLARIIRLVEDAQAAKAPIQKLVDRVSQVFVPAVLVLALITLVGWWLAGAPLETALINAVAVLVIACPCALGLATPAAIMAGTGVAARHGILIKDAEALERAHAVNRVVFDKTGTLTSGSPRVVHSQAQVGSSADLHRLAGALQRGSEHPLAKAVLDACAEQGLDVPGVADSQSLTGRGIAGRVEGRELALGNRRLLDESALPPGDLAAKAQAWEAEGRTLSWLIERGAQPRVLGLFAFGDSLKPGAAQAIDTLHAQHISSHLLTGDNRGSAKVVADALGIDDVHAEVLPADKAATVTALKQDGVVAMVGDGINDAPALAAADIGIAMGGGTDVAMQAAGITLMRGDPRLVPAALEISRKTYAKIRQNLFWAFIYNLIGIPLAALGYLNPVLAGAAMALSSVSVVSNALWLKAWKPTSNTQEAP; this is encoded by the coding sequence ATGCCCGCATCCACCACATACGACCTGCCGATCTCCGGCATGACCTGCGCCAGTTGTGCCGGCCGGGTCGAACGCGCCCTGCGCAAGGTCACCGGCACTGAACAGGTCAGCGTCAACCTCGCCACCGAACAGGCCCGGGTCCAGGCCCCGGCCAACAGTCTGCCCGCGCTGGTCGAGGCCATACGCGAAGCCGGCTATGGCGTGCCCACCCGCACCGTCGAACTGCAGATTGGCGGCATGACCTGCGCCAGTTGCGTCGGCCGCGTAGAGCGCGCTCTCGGCAAGCTGCCGGGTGTTGAACGGGTCAGCGTCAACCTGGCCAGCGAACGCGCTCACCTCGAAGTGCTCGCGGCCCTCGACGACAACCTGCTGATCGACGCCGTGCAAAAGGCCGGCTACAGCGCCAGCCTGCCGCAAACCGCCAAGGACGACCAGCACGCTGCCCAGCACCGCCTGCGTAACGAACGCCTGGCGGTCGGCGCAGCGTTGCTGCTCGCCCTGCCGCTGGTGGTACCAATGGTGGTGCAGCCGTTTGGCGTGCACTGGATGTTGCCAGCGTGGGTGCAGTTCCTGCTGGCCACACCGGTGCAGTTCATTCTCGGCGCGCGGTTCTACGTGGCCGCCTGGAAAGCCGTGCGCGCCGGGACTGGCAACATGGACCTGCTGGTAGCCCTGGGCACCAGCGCCGGCTACGGCCTGAGCCTGTACCAGTGGGCGCAAGCCCCCGCCGGCATGGCCCCTCACCTGTACTTCGAAGCTTCGGCCGTGGTGATTGCCCTGGTGCTGCTGGGCAAGTACCTGGAAAGCCGTGCCAAGCGCCAGACTGCCAGCGCCATCCGTGCCCTCGAAGCCCTTCGCCCGGAACGGGCCGTGCGCCTGGTCGATGGCCAGGAAGAGGACGTGGCCATTGCACAACTGCGCCTCGGCGACCTGGTACTGGTCAAACCCGGCGAGCGCTTCCCGGTCGATGGCGTGGTGGAAGACGGCAGCAGCCATGCCGATGAAGCCTTGATCAGCGGCGAGAGCCTGCCGATGCCCAAGCAGCCAGGGGACAGGGTCACCGGTGGCGCCATCAACGGCGAAGGCCGGCTGCTGGTACGCACCCAGGCACTGGGTACCGAAACCGTGCTGGCACGCATCATCCGCCTGGTGGAAGACGCCCAGGCGGCCAAGGCACCGATCCAGAAGCTGGTCGACCGGGTCAGCCAGGTATTCGTCCCGGCCGTGCTGGTACTGGCGCTGATCACCCTGGTCGGTTGGTGGCTGGCTGGCGCGCCACTGGAAACCGCGCTGATCAATGCCGTCGCGGTACTGGTCATCGCCTGCCCCTGCGCCCTCGGCCTGGCCACACCCGCCGCGATCATGGCCGGCACCGGGGTCGCCGCCCGCCATGGCATCCTGATCAAGGACGCCGAAGCCCTGGAGCGCGCCCATGCGGTCAACCGTGTGGTGTTCGACAAGACCGGCACCCTCACCTCCGGCAGCCCGCGCGTTGTCCACAGCCAGGCGCAGGTGGGCAGCAGCGCCGACCTGCACCGCCTGGCCGGTGCCCTGCAGCGCGGCAGCGAACACCCGCTGGCCAAGGCGGTACTGGATGCCTGTGCCGAACAGGGCCTGGACGTGCCTGGCGTTGCTGACAGCCAGTCGCTGACCGGGCGTGGTATTGCCGGGCGTGTGGAAGGCCGCGAGTTGGCCCTGGGCAACCGCCGCCTGCTCGATGAAAGCGCCCTGCCACCCGGCGACCTGGCCGCCAAGGCCCAGGCCTGGGAAGCCGAGGGGCGCACCCTGTCATGGCTTATCGAACGCGGCGCGCAGCCGCGTGTGCTGGGCCTGTTCGCCTTTGGTGACAGCCTCAAGCCCGGCGCCGCGCAGGCGATCGATACCCTGCACGCGCAACACATCAGCAGCCACCTGCTGACCGGCGACAACCGCGGCAGCGCCAAAGTGGTGGCCGATGCCCTGGGCATCGACGACGTGCATGCCGAAGTGCTGCCGGCCGACAAGGCCGCGACCGTGACTGCACTCAAGCAGGATGGCGTGGTCGCCATGGTCGGGGATGGCATCAATGATGCGCCGGCGCTGGCCGCCGCCGATATCGGCATTGCCATGGGCGGCGGTACCGATGTGGCCATGCAGGCCGCCGGCATCACCCTGATGCGCGGCGACCCACGCCTGGTACCGGCCGCCCTGGAGATCAGCCGCAAGACCTATGCGAAGATCCGCCAGAACCTGTTCTGGGCGTTCATCTATAACCTGATCGGCATCCCGCTGGCCGCGCTGGGTTACCTCAACCCGGTACTGGCCGGCGCCGCCATGGCCCTGTCCAGCGTCAGCGTGGTGAGCAACGCGCTGTGGCTCAAGGCGTGGAAACCCACCAGCAACACCCAGGAGGCCCCATGA